Proteins encoded by one window of Calidithermus timidus DSM 17022:
- a CDS encoding penicillin-binding transpeptidase domain-containing protein, whose product MNNRIWLLLLVVYAVLGLYAVRLFQLQVVHYEKYATRSQGNYLRTETLLAPRGRIFDRNGKLIAGNRLTTDLVYSGGEILFKERILRLLGLKQLPEVSREPVTLKANLPENLVLTLAELTAGQDNLQLVERLERTYPRPISGPVLGYVLFANKQEVEDEGYDPRELVGRTGLEAALEKYLRGRKGQRVVEKNVRGERVSEQITKEPVPGQDVYLTIDIELQQVAERVLQESLDNINKGRSKYHLPLESVVKGAIVAVDPRTGEVLAMASVPSFDPALFARYPRTPEDNKKIAALNSDKSLPTLNRAVTAYAPGSTFKLVSSSYFIEKTNITPNTVFTCSPYIKYGGIRKNWYAGNMGPMTVREAIAQSCNTWYYQAAIAADPYKTVDGIAEWASKLGIGRPTGLEIAEDKGFLPTRRWKEETFKEPWYPGQSLSVAIGQDAVEASPVQIARMLTTIVNSGRQPELHLVRRIGTQAVQPRFTQIEGKYWSVLQEGMRKTVTWGTARPLMESLEVPTAGKTGTAENGMSYRKGYGYTHAWYMGYGPAVPGDPRPPLVVVAFFENGGEGFNVALPAVKRVMEAYWKIGEFKPKPPEAQLQAVPAGDRPPGAQPQAVPIGDRPPKLQTPSTPAPSNAAR is encoded by the coding sequence GTGAATAACCGCATCTGGCTCTTGCTGCTGGTCGTCTATGCTGTGCTGGGCCTCTACGCGGTACGGCTGTTCCAGCTCCAGGTTGTGCACTACGAGAAGTACGCCACCCGCAGCCAGGGCAACTACCTGCGCACCGAGACGCTACTCGCTCCGCGGGGCCGCATCTTCGACCGCAACGGCAAGCTGATCGCGGGCAATCGCCTGACCACCGACTTGGTCTATTCCGGAGGCGAAATCCTCTTCAAGGAGCGCATCCTGCGGCTGTTGGGGCTCAAGCAACTTCCGGAGGTGAGCCGGGAGCCGGTCACGCTCAAGGCCAACCTGCCCGAGAACCTGGTGCTGACGCTGGCCGAGCTCACCGCCGGGCAGGATAACCTGCAGCTGGTAGAGCGCCTCGAGCGCACCTATCCCCGCCCCATCTCCGGTCCGGTGCTGGGCTACGTGCTCTTTGCCAACAAGCAGGAAGTCGAAGACGAGGGTTACGACCCGCGTGAGCTGGTGGGGCGCACTGGCCTGGAGGCGGCGCTGGAGAAGTACCTGAGGGGTCGGAAAGGCCAGCGGGTGGTGGAGAAGAACGTGCGCGGCGAGCGGGTCAGCGAGCAGATCACCAAGGAGCCCGTGCCCGGCCAGGACGTCTACCTCACCATTGACATCGAGCTCCAGCAGGTGGCCGAGCGGGTGCTGCAGGAGAGCCTGGACAACATCAACAAGGGGCGCAGCAAGTATCACCTGCCGCTGGAGAGCGTGGTCAAGGGAGCCATCGTGGCCGTGGACCCGCGCACCGGCGAGGTGTTGGCCATGGCCAGCGTTCCCAGCTTCGATCCCGCCCTCTTTGCCCGCTATCCCCGCACTCCCGAGGACAACAAGAAGATCGCAGCCCTCAACTCCGACAAGTCCCTCCCCACCCTCAACCGCGCGGTGACGGCCTATGCGCCGGGTTCGACCTTCAAGCTCGTCAGCAGCAGCTACTTTATCGAGAAGACCAACATCACCCCCAACACCGTGTTTACCTGCAGCCCCTACATCAAGTACGGCGGCATCCGCAAGAACTGGTACGCCGGCAACATGGGCCCCATGACCGTGCGGGAGGCCATCGCCCAAAGCTGCAACACCTGGTATTATCAAGCCGCCATCGCTGCCGATCCTTACAAGACCGTAGACGGCATTGCCGAGTGGGCCAGCAAGTTGGGGATAGGCCGCCCTACGGGCCTCGAGATTGCCGAGGATAAGGGCTTTCTCCCCACGCGCCGGTGGAAGGAAGAGACTTTCAAAGAACCGTGGTACCCTGGCCAGTCGCTCTCGGTGGCCATCGGCCAGGACGCGGTGGAAGCTAGCCCGGTGCAGATCGCCCGGATGCTCACCACCATCGTCAACTCAGGCCGCCAGCCCGAGCTGCACCTGGTGCGCAGAATCGGCACCCAGGCCGTGCAGCCGCGCTTCACCCAGATCGAGGGCAAGTACTGGTCGGTGCTTCAGGAGGGCATGCGCAAGACCGTGACCTGGGGCACCGCCCGTCCGCTGATGGAGTCGCTCGAGGTGCCCACCGCGGGTAAGACCGGCACCGCCGAGAACGGCATGAGCTACCGCAAGGGCTACGGCTACACCCACGCCTGGTACATGGGTTACGGGCCCGCCGTACCCGGCGACCCCAGGCCACCACTGGTGGTGGTGGCTTTCTTTGAGAACGGCGGAGAGGGCTTCAACGTAGCCCTGCCCGCGGTTAAGCGGGTCATGGAGGCCTATTGGAAGATCGGCGAGTTCAAGCCCAAGCCGCCTGAGGCACAGCTGCAGGCTGTCCCGGCAGGGGATCGTCCGCCCGGTGCACAGCCGCAGGCTGTCCCGATAGGGGATCGTCCGCCTAAACTCCAGACGCCGTCAACGCCCGCTCCTTCGAACGCTGCCCGGTGA
- a CDS encoding fatty acid desaturase family protein, protein MTEEQHLREYTKALKAHLPRHFFEPVPARLAFLPVFLALFGLCTWGILATPYILLKLLLSFGIGYAFIGMGFLAHEILHGAITKNPLLRSITGTIAFLPLMVGARLWRKWHNVEHHGSTQHPEDDPDAMGTLESATKRPIVQWAFRQVPALRSFFLFFAWTFWFTFHAHMMLRRFFPDFKPNERPAVIFQAILPPLVWLGVLLLVGPLNFLFVFAIPWVIANFIAMSFIATNHLLNPITETNDPLLNSLTVRNPRWLEWLTLGFGYHIEHHVFPVLSPKYAHVVAAKLKELWPERYNELPHWKALLYLWKTPRLYRDHRNLIEPTTGKLFGTLGFGLNDAKVFPSRAGVTKARRKPGRRTTKAER, encoded by the coding sequence ATGACTGAAGAACAACACCTGCGTGAGTACACCAAAGCCCTAAAAGCGCACCTACCCCGCCACTTTTTTGAACCCGTCCCGGCCCGGTTGGCCTTCCTGCCAGTCTTCCTGGCGCTGTTCGGCCTGTGCACCTGGGGCATCCTGGCCACTCCCTATATCCTGCTCAAACTGCTCTTATCCTTCGGGATTGGCTATGCCTTCATCGGGATGGGCTTCCTGGCCCATGAAATCCTGCACGGGGCGATCACCAAGAACCCCCTTCTGCGTTCGATCACCGGCACCATCGCCTTCCTGCCGCTGATGGTAGGTGCGCGGCTGTGGCGCAAGTGGCACAACGTCGAGCACCACGGCTCCACCCAACACCCCGAGGACGACCCCGACGCCATGGGTACCCTCGAGTCGGCCACCAAGCGCCCCATCGTGCAGTGGGCCTTCCGCCAGGTCCCGGCGCTGCGCAGCTTCTTCCTCTTCTTCGCCTGGACTTTCTGGTTCACCTTCCACGCCCACATGATGCTGCGGCGCTTTTTCCCCGACTTCAAGCCCAACGAGCGCCCGGCGGTAATCTTCCAGGCCATCCTGCCGCCTTTGGTGTGGCTGGGGGTGCTGCTGCTGGTGGGGCCGCTCAACTTCCTGTTCGTCTTCGCGATCCCCTGGGTCATCGCCAACTTCATCGCGATGAGCTTCATCGCCACCAACCACCTCCTCAACCCCATCACCGAGACCAACGACCCCCTGCTCAACAGCCTCACCGTGCGCAACCCGCGCTGGCTCGAGTGGCTCACCCTGGGCTTTGGTTACCACATCGAGCACCACGTCTTCCCGGTGCTCTCGCCCAAATACGCCCACGTCGTCGCGGCCAAACTCAAAGAACTCTGGCCCGAGCGTTACAACGAGCTGCCCCACTGGAAAGCCCTGCTCTACCTTTGGAAGACCCCTCGCCTCTACCGCGACCACCGCAACCTGATCGAACCCACCACCGGCAAGCTCTTCGGCACCTTGGGCTTTGGCCTCAACGACGCCAAGGTTTTCCCAAGCAGGGCTGGGGTTACCAAAGCCCGCAGAAAGCCCGGTAGACGCACGACGAAGGCTGAACGCTGA
- the surE gene encoding 5'/3'-nucleotidase SurE has product MRILVANDDGIFSPGIKALAFALRELGEVSVVAPDVEQSGVGHSITFRRPLRFKHTASAGFGEIPAYRVDGTPADCVVLGSNLLGRPDLVVSGINIGVNMGLDLTHSGTVAAALEGASLGVPSIAFSLDASGEELRFEEAAKHALRIARWVLKNGLPPKTLLNVNFPNRPPRGIRVTRLSTHRYEDSVVERHDPDGRPYYWVAGKPTAELQEGTDFWAVQHGFVSVTPVSLDYTAYGFLEQLGSMAEG; this is encoded by the coding sequence ATGCGGATTCTAGTTGCCAACGACGACGGCATTTTCTCCCCCGGCATCAAAGCCCTGGCCTTCGCCCTGCGTGAGTTGGGTGAAGTCAGCGTGGTAGCCCCCGACGTTGAGCAGTCTGGGGTAGGTCACAGCATCACCTTCCGGCGACCCCTGCGCTTCAAACACACGGCCTCAGCGGGTTTTGGTGAGATCCCCGCATACCGTGTGGACGGTACCCCTGCCGACTGCGTGGTGCTGGGCAGCAACCTGCTGGGCCGTCCCGACCTGGTGGTCTCGGGGATCAACATCGGGGTCAACATGGGGCTCGACCTGACCCATTCCGGTACGGTGGCAGCGGCCCTCGAGGGGGCTTCCCTGGGCGTTCCCTCCATCGCCTTCAGCCTCGATGCCTCAGGTGAGGAGTTGCGCTTCGAGGAGGCGGCAAAGCACGCGCTGAGGATCGCCCGTTGGGTGCTGAAAAACGGCCTCCCCCCCAAAACCCTGCTCAACGTCAACTTCCCTAACCGCCCTCCACGGGGCATCCGGGTTACGAGACTCTCTACCCACCGCTATGAAGACTCCGTGGTCGAGCGCCACGACCCCGATGGGCGGCCCTACTACTGGGTAGCGGGCAAGCCCACGGCTGAACTCCAGGAAGGCACCGACTTCTGGGCAGTACAGCACGGCTTTGTCTCGGTCACGCCGGTGAGCCTGGACTACACTGCCTATGGCTTCCTCGAGCAGCTAGGCAGTATGGCGGAGGGATGA
- the mreD gene encoding rod shape-determining protein MreD codes for MRAVLLILLTFLLQGLVSGLMPAELAPPDLPFLAALALAGFYPIHTGLPLAFVIGMLQDLLSAGYPGLHTVGLLCGVYVYYRLSRSFHPDELLGQITILGGSFLAKWLGYALIGYWLRGGPFGFAALTGVFASEIIFTLGLAPLLLGWARGLLGGRHRE; via the coding sequence ATGCGCGCGGTCCTTCTGATCCTCCTCACCTTCTTGCTGCAGGGCCTGGTCTCTGGCCTGATGCCCGCCGAGCTTGCTCCGCCCGACCTGCCTTTCCTGGCAGCGCTGGCTTTGGCCGGCTTCTATCCCATCCACACAGGCTTGCCGCTGGCCTTTGTCATCGGAATGCTTCAGGATTTGCTCTCCGCCGGGTATCCTGGATTGCACACGGTGGGGTTGCTTTGCGGGGTCTATGTCTACTACCGACTCTCCCGCAGCTTTCACCCCGACGAACTTCTGGGGCAGATCACCATTCTGGGAGGGAGTTTTCTCGCCAAGTGGCTGGGGTATGCCTTGATCGGATACTGGTTGCGTGGGGGGCCGTTCGGCTTTGCGGCCCTTACCGGGGTCTTCGCATCGGAGATCATCTTCACCCTGGGCCTGGCGCCCCTCTTGCTGGGCTGGGCTCGAGGCCTGTTGGGGGGCAGGCACCGTGAATAA
- a CDS encoding tetratricopeptide repeat protein, translating to MVLAPRILARIGLWVLFLGSLALAQLGANDYFFQCRSLYTRGDLSSAKATCELALTANPQHVPSLELLTRINLDEKRVAEAEQGLEQLEGIVGPDNATLRLLRARLLLLRGRAAEALRTLPNNRDPESYLYQGVALEALGRYEEAYNAYRRADRLLEGRLGAGRMAQRLGQPTEGIFLLRDSPREELLKGELLWSAGRLQEAAAVLEPTLSRFSRLDDEYTQALKLLSAIYYGRGDLERGGAYLSLLSQQMSLPMQLLVHIWPWLAVFVLYLALILIGESRIEPMRTVELDSRFRLGPGTVHAWLTLAPLIAGALTAGIGYFLYGNWLAAFTPVQAETVRPMFYLLLGAVAFLIAYTRIGLANLHLGARQNWIEGVWAGVVLLAIIAIYGLIRKALGLGEFPSIYISFLGLAMMEPVLRGAANFSLHERYRELSTYMLPLLSGLAIFGPTLLGAGAAVFLGWLRKRTGGTLAGMVAWVVVGLILTLVAESPLMRTLL from the coding sequence ATGGTTTTGGCCCCCCGTATACTCGCCAGAATCGGGCTCTGGGTGCTGTTTTTGGGCAGCCTCGCCCTAGCCCAGCTGGGAGCCAATGATTATTTTTTCCAGTGTCGAAGCCTATATACACGTGGTGACCTGAGCAGCGCCAAGGCCACCTGCGAGCTGGCCCTCACCGCCAATCCCCAGCACGTGCCCAGCCTCGAGCTTCTAACCCGCATCAACCTCGACGAAAAGCGCGTCGCCGAGGCCGAACAAGGCCTCGAGCAGCTCGAGGGAATAGTCGGCCCGGACAACGCCACCTTGCGGCTGTTGCGGGCGAGGTTGCTGCTGCTGCGGGGGCGGGCTGCCGAAGCCCTGAGGACTCTGCCCAATAACCGTGACCCCGAATCCTACCTCTACCAAGGGGTTGCCCTCGAGGCCCTAGGACGCTATGAGGAAGCCTACAACGCTTATCGCCGGGCCGACCGACTGCTGGAGGGGCGCCTAGGGGCCGGGCGCATGGCCCAGCGGCTGGGCCAGCCTACCGAGGGCATCTTCTTGCTGCGGGATAGTCCACGCGAGGAGCTGCTCAAGGGTGAGTTGCTGTGGAGCGCGGGGCGTCTGCAGGAAGCCGCAGCGGTGCTCGAACCAACCCTCTCCCGCTTCAGCCGCCTGGACGACGAGTATACCCAAGCCCTCAAGTTGCTCAGCGCCATCTATTACGGCAGGGGTGACCTCGAGCGCGGTGGGGCTTACCTGAGCCTGCTCAGCCAGCAGATGAGCCTGCCTATGCAGCTGCTGGTGCACATCTGGCCCTGGCTGGCAGTCTTCGTCCTTTACCTGGCGCTGATCCTCATCGGGGAGAGCCGCATCGAGCCCATGCGCACCGTCGAGCTCGACAGCCGGTTCCGCCTTGGGCCCGGCACGGTACACGCTTGGCTGACCTTAGCCCCCCTGATCGCCGGAGCCCTGACCGCGGGCATCGGATATTTCCTCTACGGCAACTGGCTGGCGGCCTTTACCCCGGTCCAGGCCGAGACCGTGCGCCCGATGTTCTACCTCCTGCTGGGCGCAGTAGCTTTCCTCATCGCTTACACCCGCATCGGCCTGGCCAACTTGCACCTGGGCGCGCGCCAAAACTGGATCGAGGGGGTATGGGCTGGCGTCGTGCTTTTGGCGATCATAGCCATCTATGGCCTCATCCGCAAGGCTCTGGGGTTGGGGGAATTCCCCAGCATCTACATCAGCTTCCTCGGCCTGGCGATGATGGAGCCGGTGTTGCGGGGAGCAGCTAATTTTTCCCTGCACGAGCGCTACCGTGAGCTCTCGACCTACATGCTGCCCCTGCTCTCAGGGCTGGCGATTTTCGGTCCCACGCTGCTGGGGGCAGGGGCAGCGGTGTTCCTGGGCTGGTTGCGCAAGCGCACGGGAGGAACCCTGGCAGGGATGGTAGCCTGGGTGGTCGTGGGCCTGATCCTGACCCTGGTGGCCGAGTCGCCTTTGATGCGTACGCTGCTATAG
- the minC gene encoding septum site-determining protein MinC, producing the protein MRIRATLNGLSLRLDGNETPEALRKALAEVPELPLEVEVSGQIGVEVLEVLCELGRERGLNLRPPRGERFIPYTEVVSQTLRAGQRVESPGTVVVLGDVNPGAEIIAGGDVIVVGKLRGLAHAGAGGNEEATIWATAFEAKQIRIAHHVAQAPDDSHTTRSPERARVAEGRIVLEPWGKR; encoded by the coding sequence ATGCGCATCCGAGCCACCCTCAACGGCCTTTCACTTCGCCTCGATGGCAACGAGACGCCAGAGGCCTTGCGCAAAGCTCTGGCCGAGGTGCCTGAGTTGCCCCTCGAGGTCGAGGTCTCCGGACAAATCGGGGTGGAGGTGCTGGAGGTGCTGTGCGAGTTGGGGCGTGAGCGGGGCCTTAACCTGCGCCCTCCGCGGGGGGAGCGCTTCATCCCGTACACCGAGGTGGTGAGCCAGACTTTGCGGGCCGGGCAGCGCGTCGAGTCGCCCGGAACGGTGGTGGTGCTGGGCGACGTCAACCCGGGTGCCGAGATCATCGCCGGTGGCGACGTGATCGTGGTGGGGAAGTTGCGCGGCTTGGCCCACGCGGGGGCTGGCGGCAACGAGGAGGCCACCATATGGGCCACGGCCTTCGAGGCCAAGCAGATTCGCATCGCCCATCACGTGGCCCAGGCTCCTGACGACTCCCACACCACCAGGAGTCCGGAGCGGGCCAGGGTAGCCGAGGGGCGGATCGTGCTCGAGCCGTGGGGAAAGCGCTAG